Proteins from one bacterium genomic window:
- a CDS encoding adenine phosphoribosyltransferase, translating into MTTDPTHLAAKIREIPDFPKPGVVFKDITPLMQDPQAFREVIDRVVEHFKGARIDQVLGIESRGFIFGAAIAYALGAGFVPVRKAGKLPAPTHSCEYALEYGTDVLEIHCDAVRPGERVLIIDDVLATGGTAAAVLELVRKLEGEVAGFSFLIELSFLSGRDKLQGHETYSVLRY; encoded by the coding sequence ATGACCACCGACCCCACCCATCTGGCCGCGAAGATCAGGGAGATTCCCGACTTCCCCAAGCCCGGCGTGGTCTTCAAGGACATCACCCCCCTGATGCAGGATCCTCAGGCCTTCCGCGAGGTGATCGATCGGGTGGTCGAGCATTTCAAGGGCGCGCGCATCGACCAGGTGCTCGGCATCGAGTCCCGCGGCTTCATCTTCGGCGCGGCGATCGCCTACGCCCTGGGGGCAGGCTTCGTTCCGGTCCGCAAGGCGGGTAAGCTGCCTGCCCCGACCCACTCCTGCGAGTACGCCCTGGAGTATGGCACCGACGTCCTCGAGATCCACTGCGACGCGGTGCGGCCCGGCGAGCGGGTCCTCATCATCGACGACGTGCTTGCGACCGGCGGGACGGCCGCGGCGGTCCTGGAGCTCGTGCGCAAGCTCGAAGGGGAAGTTGCGGGCTTCAGCTTCTTGATCGAGCTGTCCTTCCTAAGCGGCCGTGACAAGCTTCAGGGGCACGAGACCTACTCGGTCCTGCGCTACTAA
- a CDS encoding phosphodiester glycosidase family protein, with the protein MAIALGAAMGAPAFTGAEATAAPVAFSRQQVKVGRQAWPVMQLRADLEDPKTRLALRFAYDTGVPLKRRQGFSGMAEGSQAAALVNGTFFSIRTADTMGTLVSEGRVRQHRDWDDRGTAFKIGADGRAQIRTLRVEGRPDHRNSRFYLTSGPRLVREGKVWLQPKREGFQDPALFGRHPRMALGLAEGGKTLIVACFPARMTLSQTAQAMRTLGAHDALNLDGGPSVGMAYRGKIVASPHWGLTNALVLYDAKYPGPARRDDGLRQAAAVQAPVASVAAREHEASAPLISSAGPSRSRAPEACHGRLGRTARSRS; encoded by the coding sequence TTGGCGATCGCGCTCGGCGCCGCGATGGGGGCGCCGGCGTTCACGGGCGCCGAGGCGACGGCGGCCCCGGTCGCCTTCTCGCGCCAGCAGGTGAAGGTCGGGCGCCAAGCCTGGCCGGTCATGCAGCTGCGCGCGGACCTCGAAGACCCCAAGACCCGGCTCGCCCTGCGCTTCGCCTACGACACCGGGGTTCCGCTCAAGCGCCGCCAGGGCTTCTCGGGGATGGCCGAGGGGTCACAGGCGGCCGCCCTCGTGAACGGCACCTTCTTCAGCATCCGCACCGCCGACACCATGGGCACGCTCGTCAGCGAGGGGCGGGTGCGCCAGCACCGGGACTGGGACGATCGGGGCACGGCCTTCAAAATCGGTGCCGACGGCCGGGCGCAAATCCGGACCCTGCGCGTCGAGGGGCGCCCCGACCACCGCAATTCGCGCTTCTATCTGACCTCGGGGCCACGCCTGGTCCGCGAGGGCAAGGTCTGGCTCCAGCCCAAGCGCGAAGGCTTCCAGGACCCCGCCTTGTTCGGCCGTCACCCGCGCATGGCGCTCGGACTCGCCGAGGGGGGCAAGACCCTCATCGTGGCCTGCTTCCCCGCGCGCATGACCCTGAGCCAGACGGCGCAGGCCATGCGCACGCTCGGCGCTCACGACGCGCTCAACCTGGACGGGGGGCCGTCGGTCGGCATGGCCTACCGCGGCAAGATCGTGGCGTCCCCCCACTGGGGGCTGACCAACGCCCTGGTTCTCTATGACGCAAAGTACCCGGGCCCTGCACGACGCGACGACGGGCTGCGCCAGGCGGCCGCGGTGCAGGCGCCGGTCGCTTCCGTCGCGGCGCGCGAGCACGAGGCGAGCGCGCCGCTAATTAGTAGCGCAGGACCGAGTAGGTCTCGTGCCCCTGAAGCTTGTCACGGCCGCTTAGGAAGGACAGCTCGATCAAGAAGCTGA